A genomic stretch from Flavobacterium sp. KS-LB2 includes:
- a CDS encoding efflux RND transporter periplasmic adaptor subunit translates to MKNTVITLIVLFFLYSCGNKKTENETEATPAIENTTTLTDAQIKNAGIETGKIEQKEISSLLKLNGKIDVPPQNLVSISVPMGGYLKYTKLLEGMYVTKGQVLCVVEDQQYIQLQEDYLLAKAKIGYAKAEFERQKELNRSKASSDKVYQQAQSEYNSLSVMVQSYGEKLKFAGINPSNVSAKNISKSINIYSPISGYVSKVNVNTGKYVNPSDILFEIVNPSDIHLALTVFEKDINKMAIGQSVIAYNNIDPEKKYPCKIILIGKDFSENRSTEMHCHFTSYDKSLLPGMYMNAEIELKSQQSNALPSEAIVNYENKNYVFVAKENKQFVMKEVATGNTENEFTEIISEDLNEATIVIKGAYSLLMKMKNLEE, encoded by the coding sequence ATGAAAAATACAGTCATTACTTTAATAGTGTTATTTTTTCTGTACTCGTGTGGAAATAAAAAAACAGAAAACGAAACAGAAGCTACTCCAGCTATTGAAAACACAACAACACTTACCGATGCACAAATAAAAAATGCAGGTATTGAAACGGGGAAAATCGAGCAAAAAGAGATCTCATCACTATTAAAATTAAATGGAAAAATAGATGTGCCACCTCAAAATTTAGTATCTATAAGTGTTCCAATGGGAGGATATTTAAAATACACCAAACTTTTAGAGGGCATGTATGTGACCAAAGGACAAGTTTTATGCGTCGTTGAAGACCAACAATACATTCAATTGCAGGAAGATTACCTTTTGGCAAAAGCAAAAATTGGGTATGCAAAAGCTGAATTCGAAAGACAAAAAGAACTCAATCGAAGCAAAGCCAGCAGCGATAAAGTGTATCAACAAGCACAATCAGAATACAACTCACTATCGGTAATGGTACAATCGTATGGGGAGAAATTAAAATTCGCAGGAATAAATCCAAGTAATGTATCGGCAAAAAACATTTCAAAAAGCATCAATATTTATTCGCCAATAAGCGGTTATGTGTCTAAAGTAAATGTAAATACTGGAAAATATGTAAATCCAAGCGACATTTTATTCGAGATTGTAAATCCTTCGGATATTCATTTGGCACTAACCGTATTCGAAAAAGACATTAACAAAATGGCAATTGGTCAGTCAGTTATAGCTTATAATAACATTGACCCAGAAAAAAAATATCCTTGTAAAATCATTTTAATTGGTAAAGACTTTTCCGAAAACAGAAGCACCGAAATGCATTGTCACTTTACAAGCTATGACAAATCACTTTTGCCAGGGATGTATATGAATGCCGAAATAGAATTAAAAAGTCAGCAATCAAACGCGTTGCCATCAGAAGCTATTGTAAATTATGAAAACAAAAATTATGTTTTTGTTGCTAAAGAAAACAAACAATTTGTAATGAAAGAAGTTGCAACAGGAAATACAGAAAATGAATTTACTGAAATTATTTCAGAAGATTTGAATGAGGCTACTATTGTGATAAAAGGGGCTTATTCACTTTTAATGAAAATGAAAAATTTAGAGGAATAA